The stretch of DNA TTTTAGTCTTAAATATCATAATGTTATATAAACTAATAAGTGTTAAAGATTTCACAAATGTCTCGTTTTTATCCGGCCGGACAGAACCATATCTTGTTAATAAAAGTCTTAAGTCAAAGCTGTTGTTGCTGTTTTAAAACAGTTAAAAATGAAGAAAAGTTTGTATATAAATAGTATTTAATTACAGGAGTTTATAGAATAATGGTCATTCATGTTTTTCTCCGAAAAGAAGATTGTTTGTCGTAAAATTTGATACTTCCCTTCCAGCAAATCGGTGTGTTTCCATAGTAATTATCCTAATTTTGGTCAAATAAATGCCTTTTTTGTAATTATCTTGAACAAAAATGTAACATTTTAATCTCTTAACAACTAAAATAAAAAATTTCGAAAAGTGTGTTGACCTTCCCCTTGGGGGGAGGGGGTAGGCTTAAAGTCGGAGATAAAAGAGAACTTGAGTTCAGGAGTTCTTAATCCGCTCGGCAGAAGTTGCAGTTATGAACTGAAGAATCAGCTCAAATGGAGATCACATGAGATATTACGGCGAAGAGGCTTTGGGCCTTATTGAAACTCTTGGAATGGTTCCGGCAATAAACGGCGCAGACCAAATGCTGAAAACAGCAGATGTAGAGCTTATTTCATACGAAAACGTAGGGTCTACCCTTGTTGCCGTTATGGTTAAAGGAGATGTCGCTGCCGTTAAAGCTGCGGTTGAAGCCGGAGCTGTTGCAGCAGCTGAAATAGGCAAACTGACCGCACAGAACGTTATGGCTCGTCCAATCCGCGGAGTCGGCGAAATCGTTTCCGTGCATGCTGTTGAAAGCAGTGATGATGCAGATGCGCAAGCTGGCAGACCAAAAGCAATGGGGCTCATTGAAACCTTCGGTATTGTCTATGTTCTTGAAGCTGCCGACGCCATGATGAAGGCTGCTGATGTAGAACTCATCGGATATGAAAACGTAGCTTCAGGATACATTTCAGTTTTGGTTCAAGGTGATGTTGCAGCATGTAAATCCGCTGTAGAAGCCGGAGTCAAAGCAGTCCATGAAATGGGCGTTGAAGTGTACAGCTCTGTTGTTATCCCGACCCCTCATCCTGATTTAGTAAAAATTACTGAAAGATACGCACTCAGCACTTTGCTTGCTTAATTCCGCTGTGACTTTGTGGAATGTGTGGGAACGAAGTGATTGTTTATACACATGCTAGAGGGGGGATATAATGATTGTTGACAGTGATTTACTTTCCATTCAGCAAGCCAGAATTCTTGCGGAGAATGGGCATGAAGCGCAAAAGAAGCTGGCCTCTTTCCCACAGGAAAAGCTGGATGAAATTGTCGAGAGCATGGCTGACGCTGTTGAAAAACATGCTAAAGACCTTGCCGTCATGTCTCAGGAAGAAACTGACATCGGTAAATGGCAGGATAAATATGTCAAAAATCATTTTGTCTGTGAGCAAGTCCGTACCCAGCTAAGATCCATGCGTTGTGTGGGGGTTATTAATAAAGATCCGCAAAAGCACATTATGGATATAGGCGTTCCTGTCGGAGTCATTGCAGCCCTCTGTCCTGTAACAAGTCCTGTTTCCACAACTGTCTGCAACGCCCTGATTGCGATTAAATCAGGAAACGGAATAATCTTTTCCCCGCATCCCGGAGCCGTAAAAAGCATCAGCATGGTTTTAGACATCATGATTGAGGCTGCGCAGGCTCACGGTCTGCCGGAGGGATGTCTCTCCTATCTTGGAACCGTTACCAAAAGCGGAACCAAAGAACTCATGAACCATAGACTCACTTCTCTGGTTCTTGTCACCGGAGTTCCGGGAATGCTTCAAACCGCTCATTGCTCAGGAAAGCCCGTTATTTATGGTGGAACAGGTAATGGTCCTGCTTTTATTGAGCGTTCTGCAAACATAAGT from Desulfovibrio gilichinskyi encodes:
- a CDS encoding BMC domain-containing protein, with translation MRYYGEEALGLIETLGMVPAINGADQMLKTADVELISYENVGSTLVAVMVKGDVAAVKAAVEAGAVAAAEIGKLTAQNVMARPIRGVGEIVSVHAVESSDDADAQAGRPKAMGLIETFGIVYVLEAADAMMKAADVELIGYENVASGYISVLVQGDVAACKSAVEAGVKAVHEMGVEVYSSVVIPTPHPDLVKITERYALSTLLA